A part of Aegilops tauschii subsp. strangulata cultivar AL8/78 chromosome 2, Aet v6.0, whole genome shotgun sequence genomic DNA contains:
- the LOC109770404 gene encoding uncharacterized protein isoform X3 codes for MAAPPGILEVRCAGCGETLEVEHGLTEFACPDCGMAQSLPPELMPPRPRRALPLPGRGAPYAAPAPPAAPARVTCGGCGSVLSVPHGPGRFACPLCGVELASFPLAAVPVVVSPTAVPISSPRPMNASEQVQQPSSQSARAGMVQKPIHSELTHSQQYKHFFGEESFNSFRAEPRTQIDAARTLLIEPPNPSVCRDESHTEPVQGTLARPGKRTQIDAARTLQNELPIASIHREESHTEPVQGNIARSGKRTYRFVFGPKSWQEGNVQKEQPNQVVHASQAQVMPTESSVHTNQAAGRFPDDPIPIHSKQITEHVDVPSATEHGQMRSQHQVVHERQAGENPIDTVHMEQEKVDSACKPSSENRKSAENTKGNHKRKNSNLINVHASQAQVMPTESLVHINQADGGFPDDTIPKHGKQRTEHVAVPSAIEHEQVRSRHQVDHEQQEGENPSDGVHMEQEKVDSVCKPSNKNIKSTENTKGNRKRKNKSLMNSSNERPQLRRSKRLSKGSSPDLIDVEPIQKLDASPHQNHSEAPQIESSIAGQTLSPKIGWALPNPGSSSSHEHEIPQKSFNGIDQLDGSDEEVHSSPSDGQNQYMDGQVAEAACSGKNHSEQVRLKPHSKNFAEHGRPINLAASCSRLAALLPVPASATLPTISSLSSPEKLPPQCSSPITPHNQPRAVIYSQCDDMLSGSLSKSSKKRKGRGPSLLVEPREEADRPVLTPSGTDNWSVHPPFPKKVATTISLLIKQNYPGTCISVDDEGRSCEVVVHYWHQCPPDVRVTVLDEFLKRYKWAPGHEEECQKIFERKAVRQLVNLFCYEKQRVREELAAKKFKGSSAVGRANGELEKGDDREDSEERQGDGSVVSIDHDDPLNWKPFVPDWMQPAWWEMLCDHWAQDEFMKVSYQKRKNRSAGGHPSGAAGSQIIAMHQHPKDTTSRHAEEARDPLLGPHPVQEQAGSSKHGRYQGTPVASKKAQTDSLSKSSPDFLSRQGQQPRFTQEQVQLMINQALQGLNETWEKKFLSLEQNMRSVPSARAVPVGAKRSAVAVARDKRCQISRQDTFDSAEGEEDPDDGEEQDDVRWS; via the exons ATGGCGGCGCCGCCGGGGATCCTCGAGGTGCGATGCGCGGGGTGCGGCGAGACCCTGGAGGTGGAGCATGGCCTCACGGAGTTCGCCTGCCCCGACTGCGGCATGGCCCAGTCGCTCCCGCCGGAGCTCATGCCGCCCCGCCCTCGCCGCGCGCTCCCGCTCCCCGGACGAGGCGCCCCCTACGCCGCGCCCGCCCCGCCCGCCGCGCCCGCTCGGGTCACGTGTGGCGGATGCGGATCCGTGCTCAGCGTGCCGCACGGCCCCGGGCGATTCGCCTGCCCGCTCTGCGGCGTCGAGCTCGCGTCCTTCCCCCTCGCCGCAGTTCCGGTCGTGGTCTCGCCCACAGCCGTCCCAATCTCCTCCCCCCGGCCAATGAATGCCTCAGAG CAGGTGCAGCAGCCTTCGAGTCAATCAGCTCGTGCAGGCATGGTTCAAAAGCCCATTCATTCAGAGCTGACACATAGTCAACAATACAAGCATTTTTTTGGAGAGGAGTCCTTCAACTCATTTCGAGCTGAACCAAGAACACAGATTGATGCAGCAAGGACGCTACTAATTGAGCCTCCTAATCCTTCAGTCTGTAGGGATGAGTCACATACTGAACCTGTCCAAGGAACTCTTGCCAGGCCTGGCAAGAGGACACAAATTGATGCAGCAAGGACACTACAAAATGAGCTTCCTATTGCTTCAATCCACAGGGAGGAGTCACATACTGAACCTGTCCAAGGAAATATTGCCAGGTCTGGCAAGAGGACATATAGATTTGTATTTGGTCCAAAATCGTGGCAGGAAGGAAATGTCCAGAAAGAGCAGCCTAACCAGGTTGTCCATGCATCACAGGCTCAAGTTATGCCCACAGAGTCTTCAGTTCATACAAACCAGGCAGCAGGAAGGTTTCCTGATGACCCAATTCCGATTCATAGCAAGCAGATAACTGAACATGTGGATGTCCCTAGTGCTACCGAGCATGGGCAGATGCGTTCTCAGCATCAAGTTGTCCATGAACGGCAGGCAGGTGAAAATCCTATTGACACAGTCCACATGGAGCAGGAAAAGGTGGACTCTGCTTGCAAGCCATCAAGCGAAAATAGGAAGAGCGCCGAAAATACTAAAGGAAATCATAAGAGGAAAAACAGTAATTTGATAAATGTCCACGCATCACAGGCACAAGTAATGCCCACTGAGTCTTTGGTTCATATAAACCAGGCAGACGGAGGGTTTCCTGATGACACAATTCCAAAGCACGGCAAGCAGAGAACTGAACATGTGGCTGTCCCTAGTGCTATCGAGCATGAGCAGGTACGTTCTCGGCATCAAGTTGACCATGAGCAGCAGGAAGGTGAAAATCCTAGTGACGGAGTCCACATGGAGCAGGAAAAGGTGGACTCTGTCTGCAAGCCATCAAACAAAAATATAAAGAGCACCGAAAATACTAAAGGAAATCGTAAGAGGAAAAACAAGAGTTTGATGAATTCTTCTAATGAGCGGCCTCAGCTTAGGCGCAGTAAACGCCTGTCAAAGGGATCATCACCAGACCTTATTGATGTTGAGCCTATCCAGAAGTTAGATGCTTCCCCCCATCAAAATCATTCAGAAGCTCCACAGATTGAGAGTAGCATAGCTGGTCAAACACTCTCTCCAAAGATTGGGTGGGCACTTCCTAATCCTGGTTCTAGTTCATCGCATGAGCATGAGATTCCCCAAAAAAGCTTTAATGGGATTGACCAGCTTGATGGAAGTGATGAGGAAGTACATTCAAGTCCATCAGATGGTCAAAATCAGTATATGGATGGACAAGTGGCAGAAGCAGCTTGCAGTGGCAAGAACCACTCGGAGCAGGTGCGACTCAAGCCTCACAGCAAGAATTTTGCAGAGCATGGCAGGCCGATAAACTTGGCTGCTTCATGCAGCCGCCTTGCTGCCTTGTTGCCTGTTCCAGCTTCCGCTACTTTGCCCACTATTTCCTCGCTTTCTTCACCTGAAA AGCTACCACCTCAGTGCAGCAGTCCAATAACACCGCATAACCAACCACGAGCAGTTATATATTCCCAG TGTGATGATATGCTATCAGGATCTCTTAGCAAGTCATCGAAAAAGCGCAAGGGGCGTGGCCCTTCATTGCTAGTGGAACCACGCGAAGAAGCTGATAGGCCTGTGTTGACGCCCAGTGGTACAGA CAACTGGAGTGTCCACCCGCCGTTTCCTAAGAAGGTAGCAACTACCATCTCCCTTCTTATCAAGCAGAACTATCCTGGGACCTGTATTTCAGTGGATGACGAGGGAAGATCCTGTGAGGTTGTGGTTCACTATTGGCACCAATGCCCTCCAGATGTACGGGTTACCGTGTTGGATGAATTCCTT AAACGCTACAAGTGGGCCCCTGGCCACGAAGAGGAATGCCAGAAGATCTTTGAGCGAAAAGCAGTTAGACAGTTAGTTAACCTCTTTTGCTATGAGAAGCAAAGGGTTAGAGAGGAGTTGGCAGCAAAGAAGTTCAAAGGATCTTCGGCGGTTGGTAGGGCCAATGGAGAATTAGAAAAAGGAGACGATAGAGAAGATTCAGAGGAACGACAGGGAGATGGGTCCGTTGTGTCGATCGACCATGATGATCCACTGAATTGGAAACCGTTTGTCCCTGATTGGATGCAACCAGCATGGTGGGAAATGTTGTGTGACCATTGGGCCCAAGACGAATTTATGAAGGTTTCGTACCAAAAAAGGAAGAATCGGAGTGCAGGAGGCCACCCCTCTGGTGCTGCAGGCTCACAAATCATAGCAATGCATCAGCACCCTAAG GATACCACATCCCGGCATGCTGAGGAGGCCAGAGATCCTCTGCTAGGCCCCCATCCTGTGCAAGAGCAGGCGGGGAGCTCGAAGCATGGGAGGTACCAAGGTACTCCTGTTGCCAGCAAGAAGGCCCAGACTGATTCATTGTCAAAATCCTCCCCAGATTTCTTGAGCAGACAGGGACAACAGCCAAGATTCACACAGGAGCAGGTGCAGCTTATGATTAACCAAGCTCTACAAGGACTGAATGAAACTTGGGAGAAGAAGTTTCTGTCCTTGGAGCAAAACATGCGCAGCGTACCCTCGGCACGTGCTGTTCCTGTC GGTGCTAAGAGATCAGCGGTGGCTGTTGCAAGGGACAAGCGATGTCAAATTTCACGGCAG GACACATTCGATTCGGCGGAGGGAGAGGAAGATCCAGACGACGGCGAGGAGCAGGATGATGTGCGTTGGAGTTAG
- the LOC109770404 gene encoding uncharacterized protein isoform X1, translated as MAAPPGILEVRCAGCGETLEVEHGLTEFACPDCGMAQSLPPELMPPRPRRALPLPGRGAPYAAPAPPAAPARVTCGGCGSVLSVPHGPGRFACPLCGVELASFPLAAVPVVVSPTAVPISSPRPMNASEQVQQPSSQSARAGMVQKPIHSELTHSQQYKHFFGEESFNSFRAEPRTQIDAARTLLIEPPNPSVCRDESHTEPVQGTLARPGKRTQIDAARTLQNELPIASIHREESHTEPVQGNIARSGKRTYRFVFGPKSWQEGNVQKEQPNQVVHASQAQVMPTESSVHTNQAAGRFPDDPIPIHSKQITEHVDVPSATEHGQMRSQHQVVHERQAGENPIDTVHMEQEKVDSACKPSSENRKSAENTKGNHKRKNSNLINVHASQAQVMPTESLVHINQADGGFPDDTIPKHGKQRTEHVAVPSAIEHEQVRSRHQVDHEQQEGENPSDGVHMEQEKVDSVCKPSNKNIKSTENTKGNRKRKNKSLMNSSNERPQLRRSKRLSKGSSPDLIDVEPIQKLDASPHQNHSEAPQIESSIAGQTLSPKIGWALPNPGSSSSHEHEIPQKSFNGIDQLDGSDEEVHSSPSDGQNQYMDGQVAEAACSGKNHSEQVRLKPHSKNFAEHGRPINLAASCSRLAALLPVPASATLPTISSLSSPEKLPPQCSSPITPHNQPRAVIYSQDAQCDDMLSGSLSKSSKKRKGRGPSLLVEPREEADRPVLTPSGTDNWSVHPPFPKKVATTISLLIKQNYPGTCISVDDEGRSCEVVVHYWHQCPPDVRVTVLDEFLKRYKWAPGHEEECQKIFERKAVRQLVNLFCYEKQRVREELAAKKFKGSSAVGRANGELEKGDDREDSEERQGDGSVVSIDHDDPLNWKPFVPDWMQPAWWEMLCDHWAQDEFMKVSYQKRKNRSAGGHPSGAAGSQIIAMHQHPKDTTSRHAEEARDPLLGPHPVQEQAGSSKHGRYQGTPVASKKAQTDSLSKSSPDFLSRQGQQPRFTQEQVQLMINQALQGLNETWEKKFLSLEQNMRSVPSARAVPVGAKRSAVAVARDKRCQISRQDTFDSAEGEEDPDDGEEQDDVRWS; from the exons ATGGCGGCGCCGCCGGGGATCCTCGAGGTGCGATGCGCGGGGTGCGGCGAGACCCTGGAGGTGGAGCATGGCCTCACGGAGTTCGCCTGCCCCGACTGCGGCATGGCCCAGTCGCTCCCGCCGGAGCTCATGCCGCCCCGCCCTCGCCGCGCGCTCCCGCTCCCCGGACGAGGCGCCCCCTACGCCGCGCCCGCCCCGCCCGCCGCGCCCGCTCGGGTCACGTGTGGCGGATGCGGATCCGTGCTCAGCGTGCCGCACGGCCCCGGGCGATTCGCCTGCCCGCTCTGCGGCGTCGAGCTCGCGTCCTTCCCCCTCGCCGCAGTTCCGGTCGTGGTCTCGCCCACAGCCGTCCCAATCTCCTCCCCCCGGCCAATGAATGCCTCAGAG CAGGTGCAGCAGCCTTCGAGTCAATCAGCTCGTGCAGGCATGGTTCAAAAGCCCATTCATTCAGAGCTGACACATAGTCAACAATACAAGCATTTTTTTGGAGAGGAGTCCTTCAACTCATTTCGAGCTGAACCAAGAACACAGATTGATGCAGCAAGGACGCTACTAATTGAGCCTCCTAATCCTTCAGTCTGTAGGGATGAGTCACATACTGAACCTGTCCAAGGAACTCTTGCCAGGCCTGGCAAGAGGACACAAATTGATGCAGCAAGGACACTACAAAATGAGCTTCCTATTGCTTCAATCCACAGGGAGGAGTCACATACTGAACCTGTCCAAGGAAATATTGCCAGGTCTGGCAAGAGGACATATAGATTTGTATTTGGTCCAAAATCGTGGCAGGAAGGAAATGTCCAGAAAGAGCAGCCTAACCAGGTTGTCCATGCATCACAGGCTCAAGTTATGCCCACAGAGTCTTCAGTTCATACAAACCAGGCAGCAGGAAGGTTTCCTGATGACCCAATTCCGATTCATAGCAAGCAGATAACTGAACATGTGGATGTCCCTAGTGCTACCGAGCATGGGCAGATGCGTTCTCAGCATCAAGTTGTCCATGAACGGCAGGCAGGTGAAAATCCTATTGACACAGTCCACATGGAGCAGGAAAAGGTGGACTCTGCTTGCAAGCCATCAAGCGAAAATAGGAAGAGCGCCGAAAATACTAAAGGAAATCATAAGAGGAAAAACAGTAATTTGATAAATGTCCACGCATCACAGGCACAAGTAATGCCCACTGAGTCTTTGGTTCATATAAACCAGGCAGACGGAGGGTTTCCTGATGACACAATTCCAAAGCACGGCAAGCAGAGAACTGAACATGTGGCTGTCCCTAGTGCTATCGAGCATGAGCAGGTACGTTCTCGGCATCAAGTTGACCATGAGCAGCAGGAAGGTGAAAATCCTAGTGACGGAGTCCACATGGAGCAGGAAAAGGTGGACTCTGTCTGCAAGCCATCAAACAAAAATATAAAGAGCACCGAAAATACTAAAGGAAATCGTAAGAGGAAAAACAAGAGTTTGATGAATTCTTCTAATGAGCGGCCTCAGCTTAGGCGCAGTAAACGCCTGTCAAAGGGATCATCACCAGACCTTATTGATGTTGAGCCTATCCAGAAGTTAGATGCTTCCCCCCATCAAAATCATTCAGAAGCTCCACAGATTGAGAGTAGCATAGCTGGTCAAACACTCTCTCCAAAGATTGGGTGGGCACTTCCTAATCCTGGTTCTAGTTCATCGCATGAGCATGAGATTCCCCAAAAAAGCTTTAATGGGATTGACCAGCTTGATGGAAGTGATGAGGAAGTACATTCAAGTCCATCAGATGGTCAAAATCAGTATATGGATGGACAAGTGGCAGAAGCAGCTTGCAGTGGCAAGAACCACTCGGAGCAGGTGCGACTCAAGCCTCACAGCAAGAATTTTGCAGAGCATGGCAGGCCGATAAACTTGGCTGCTTCATGCAGCCGCCTTGCTGCCTTGTTGCCTGTTCCAGCTTCCGCTACTTTGCCCACTATTTCCTCGCTTTCTTCACCTGAAA AGCTACCACCTCAGTGCAGCAGTCCAATAACACCGCATAACCAACCACGAGCAGTTATATATTCCCAG GATGCACAGTGTGATGATATGCTATCAGGATCTCTTAGCAAGTCATCGAAAAAGCGCAAGGGGCGTGGCCCTTCATTGCTAGTGGAACCACGCGAAGAAGCTGATAGGCCTGTGTTGACGCCCAGTGGTACAGA CAACTGGAGTGTCCACCCGCCGTTTCCTAAGAAGGTAGCAACTACCATCTCCCTTCTTATCAAGCAGAACTATCCTGGGACCTGTATTTCAGTGGATGACGAGGGAAGATCCTGTGAGGTTGTGGTTCACTATTGGCACCAATGCCCTCCAGATGTACGGGTTACCGTGTTGGATGAATTCCTT AAACGCTACAAGTGGGCCCCTGGCCACGAAGAGGAATGCCAGAAGATCTTTGAGCGAAAAGCAGTTAGACAGTTAGTTAACCTCTTTTGCTATGAGAAGCAAAGGGTTAGAGAGGAGTTGGCAGCAAAGAAGTTCAAAGGATCTTCGGCGGTTGGTAGGGCCAATGGAGAATTAGAAAAAGGAGACGATAGAGAAGATTCAGAGGAACGACAGGGAGATGGGTCCGTTGTGTCGATCGACCATGATGATCCACTGAATTGGAAACCGTTTGTCCCTGATTGGATGCAACCAGCATGGTGGGAAATGTTGTGTGACCATTGGGCCCAAGACGAATTTATGAAGGTTTCGTACCAAAAAAGGAAGAATCGGAGTGCAGGAGGCCACCCCTCTGGTGCTGCAGGCTCACAAATCATAGCAATGCATCAGCACCCTAAG GATACCACATCCCGGCATGCTGAGGAGGCCAGAGATCCTCTGCTAGGCCCCCATCCTGTGCAAGAGCAGGCGGGGAGCTCGAAGCATGGGAGGTACCAAGGTACTCCTGTTGCCAGCAAGAAGGCCCAGACTGATTCATTGTCAAAATCCTCCCCAGATTTCTTGAGCAGACAGGGACAACAGCCAAGATTCACACAGGAGCAGGTGCAGCTTATGATTAACCAAGCTCTACAAGGACTGAATGAAACTTGGGAGAAGAAGTTTCTGTCCTTGGAGCAAAACATGCGCAGCGTACCCTCGGCACGTGCTGTTCCTGTC GGTGCTAAGAGATCAGCGGTGGCTGTTGCAAGGGACAAGCGATGTCAAATTTCACGGCAG GACACATTCGATTCGGCGGAGGGAGAGGAAGATCCAGACGACGGCGAGGAGCAGGATGATGTGCGTTGGAGTTAG
- the LOC109770404 gene encoding uncharacterized protein isoform X4: MAAPPGILEVRCAGCGETLEVEHGLTEFACPDCGMAQSLPPELMPPRPRRALPLPGRGAPYAAPAPPAAPARVTCGGCGSVLSVPHGPGRFACPLCGVELASFPLAAVPVVVSPTAVPISSPRPMNASEVQQPSSQSARAGMVQKPIHSELTHSQQYKHFFGEESFNSFRAEPRTQIDAARTLLIEPPNPSVCRDESHTEPVQGTLARPGKRTQIDAARTLQNELPIASIHREESHTEPVQGNIARSGKRTYRFVFGPKSWQEGNVQKEQPNQVVHASQAQVMPTESSVHTNQAAGRFPDDPIPIHSKQITEHVDVPSATEHGQMRSQHQVVHERQAGENPIDTVHMEQEKVDSACKPSSENRKSAENTKGNHKRKNSNLINVHASQAQVMPTESLVHINQADGGFPDDTIPKHGKQRTEHVAVPSAIEHEQVRSRHQVDHEQQEGENPSDGVHMEQEKVDSVCKPSNKNIKSTENTKGNRKRKNKSLMNSSNERPQLRRSKRLSKGSSPDLIDVEPIQKLDASPHQNHSEAPQIESSIAGQTLSPKIGWALPNPGSSSSHEHEIPQKSFNGIDQLDGSDEEVHSSPSDGQNQYMDGQVAEAACSGKNHSEQVRLKPHSKNFAEHGRPINLAASCSRLAALLPVPASATLPTISSLSSPEKLPPQCSSPITPHNQPRAVIYSQCDDMLSGSLSKSSKKRKGRGPSLLVEPREEADRPVLTPSGTDNWSVHPPFPKKVATTISLLIKQNYPGTCISVDDEGRSCEVVVHYWHQCPPDVRVTVLDEFLKRYKWAPGHEEECQKIFERKAVRQLVNLFCYEKQRVREELAAKKFKGSSAVGRANGELEKGDDREDSEERQGDGSVVSIDHDDPLNWKPFVPDWMQPAWWEMLCDHWAQDEFMKVSYQKRKNRSAGGHPSGAAGSQIIAMHQHPKDTTSRHAEEARDPLLGPHPVQEQAGSSKHGRYQGTPVASKKAQTDSLSKSSPDFLSRQGQQPRFTQEQVQLMINQALQGLNETWEKKFLSLEQNMRSVPSARAVPVGAKRSAVAVARDKRCQISRQDTFDSAEGEEDPDDGEEQDDVRWS, from the exons ATGGCGGCGCCGCCGGGGATCCTCGAGGTGCGATGCGCGGGGTGCGGCGAGACCCTGGAGGTGGAGCATGGCCTCACGGAGTTCGCCTGCCCCGACTGCGGCATGGCCCAGTCGCTCCCGCCGGAGCTCATGCCGCCCCGCCCTCGCCGCGCGCTCCCGCTCCCCGGACGAGGCGCCCCCTACGCCGCGCCCGCCCCGCCCGCCGCGCCCGCTCGGGTCACGTGTGGCGGATGCGGATCCGTGCTCAGCGTGCCGCACGGCCCCGGGCGATTCGCCTGCCCGCTCTGCGGCGTCGAGCTCGCGTCCTTCCCCCTCGCCGCAGTTCCGGTCGTGGTCTCGCCCACAGCCGTCCCAATCTCCTCCCCCCGGCCAATGAATGCCTCAGAG GTGCAGCAGCCTTCGAGTCAATCAGCTCGTGCAGGCATGGTTCAAAAGCCCATTCATTCAGAGCTGACACATAGTCAACAATACAAGCATTTTTTTGGAGAGGAGTCCTTCAACTCATTTCGAGCTGAACCAAGAACACAGATTGATGCAGCAAGGACGCTACTAATTGAGCCTCCTAATCCTTCAGTCTGTAGGGATGAGTCACATACTGAACCTGTCCAAGGAACTCTTGCCAGGCCTGGCAAGAGGACACAAATTGATGCAGCAAGGACACTACAAAATGAGCTTCCTATTGCTTCAATCCACAGGGAGGAGTCACATACTGAACCTGTCCAAGGAAATATTGCCAGGTCTGGCAAGAGGACATATAGATTTGTATTTGGTCCAAAATCGTGGCAGGAAGGAAATGTCCAGAAAGAGCAGCCTAACCAGGTTGTCCATGCATCACAGGCTCAAGTTATGCCCACAGAGTCTTCAGTTCATACAAACCAGGCAGCAGGAAGGTTTCCTGATGACCCAATTCCGATTCATAGCAAGCAGATAACTGAACATGTGGATGTCCCTAGTGCTACCGAGCATGGGCAGATGCGTTCTCAGCATCAAGTTGTCCATGAACGGCAGGCAGGTGAAAATCCTATTGACACAGTCCACATGGAGCAGGAAAAGGTGGACTCTGCTTGCAAGCCATCAAGCGAAAATAGGAAGAGCGCCGAAAATACTAAAGGAAATCATAAGAGGAAAAACAGTAATTTGATAAATGTCCACGCATCACAGGCACAAGTAATGCCCACTGAGTCTTTGGTTCATATAAACCAGGCAGACGGAGGGTTTCCTGATGACACAATTCCAAAGCACGGCAAGCAGAGAACTGAACATGTGGCTGTCCCTAGTGCTATCGAGCATGAGCAGGTACGTTCTCGGCATCAAGTTGACCATGAGCAGCAGGAAGGTGAAAATCCTAGTGACGGAGTCCACATGGAGCAGGAAAAGGTGGACTCTGTCTGCAAGCCATCAAACAAAAATATAAAGAGCACCGAAAATACTAAAGGAAATCGTAAGAGGAAAAACAAGAGTTTGATGAATTCTTCTAATGAGCGGCCTCAGCTTAGGCGCAGTAAACGCCTGTCAAAGGGATCATCACCAGACCTTATTGATGTTGAGCCTATCCAGAAGTTAGATGCTTCCCCCCATCAAAATCATTCAGAAGCTCCACAGATTGAGAGTAGCATAGCTGGTCAAACACTCTCTCCAAAGATTGGGTGGGCACTTCCTAATCCTGGTTCTAGTTCATCGCATGAGCATGAGATTCCCCAAAAAAGCTTTAATGGGATTGACCAGCTTGATGGAAGTGATGAGGAAGTACATTCAAGTCCATCAGATGGTCAAAATCAGTATATGGATGGACAAGTGGCAGAAGCAGCTTGCAGTGGCAAGAACCACTCGGAGCAGGTGCGACTCAAGCCTCACAGCAAGAATTTTGCAGAGCATGGCAGGCCGATAAACTTGGCTGCTTCATGCAGCCGCCTTGCTGCCTTGTTGCCTGTTCCAGCTTCCGCTACTTTGCCCACTATTTCCTCGCTTTCTTCACCTGAAA AGCTACCACCTCAGTGCAGCAGTCCAATAACACCGCATAACCAACCACGAGCAGTTATATATTCCCAG TGTGATGATATGCTATCAGGATCTCTTAGCAAGTCATCGAAAAAGCGCAAGGGGCGTGGCCCTTCATTGCTAGTGGAACCACGCGAAGAAGCTGATAGGCCTGTGTTGACGCCCAGTGGTACAGA CAACTGGAGTGTCCACCCGCCGTTTCCTAAGAAGGTAGCAACTACCATCTCCCTTCTTATCAAGCAGAACTATCCTGGGACCTGTATTTCAGTGGATGACGAGGGAAGATCCTGTGAGGTTGTGGTTCACTATTGGCACCAATGCCCTCCAGATGTACGGGTTACCGTGTTGGATGAATTCCTT AAACGCTACAAGTGGGCCCCTGGCCACGAAGAGGAATGCCAGAAGATCTTTGAGCGAAAAGCAGTTAGACAGTTAGTTAACCTCTTTTGCTATGAGAAGCAAAGGGTTAGAGAGGAGTTGGCAGCAAAGAAGTTCAAAGGATCTTCGGCGGTTGGTAGGGCCAATGGAGAATTAGAAAAAGGAGACGATAGAGAAGATTCAGAGGAACGACAGGGAGATGGGTCCGTTGTGTCGATCGACCATGATGATCCACTGAATTGGAAACCGTTTGTCCCTGATTGGATGCAACCAGCATGGTGGGAAATGTTGTGTGACCATTGGGCCCAAGACGAATTTATGAAGGTTTCGTACCAAAAAAGGAAGAATCGGAGTGCAGGAGGCCACCCCTCTGGTGCTGCAGGCTCACAAATCATAGCAATGCATCAGCACCCTAAG GATACCACATCCCGGCATGCTGAGGAGGCCAGAGATCCTCTGCTAGGCCCCCATCCTGTGCAAGAGCAGGCGGGGAGCTCGAAGCATGGGAGGTACCAAGGTACTCCTGTTGCCAGCAAGAAGGCCCAGACTGATTCATTGTCAAAATCCTCCCCAGATTTCTTGAGCAGACAGGGACAACAGCCAAGATTCACACAGGAGCAGGTGCAGCTTATGATTAACCAAGCTCTACAAGGACTGAATGAAACTTGGGAGAAGAAGTTTCTGTCCTTGGAGCAAAACATGCGCAGCGTACCCTCGGCACGTGCTGTTCCTGTC GGTGCTAAGAGATCAGCGGTGGCTGTTGCAAGGGACAAGCGATGTCAAATTTCACGGCAG GACACATTCGATTCGGCGGAGGGAGAGGAAGATCCAGACGACGGCGAGGAGCAGGATGATGTGCGTTGGAGTTAG